In the genome of Spea bombifrons isolate aSpeBom1 chromosome 11, aSpeBom1.2.pri, whole genome shotgun sequence, one region contains:
- the TECTB gene encoding beta-tectorin, giving the protein MVLFTIHLVATFITVSAAKCIPNKADVIIVHCYPKSIVAKIPECPYGWEINQLALGGICYNGIIESGYYQFTIPDLSPRNKSYCGTQSDFKNPIYHFYNSIVSNDSTLIVKNQPVNYSFTCNYQSNYLVSHAGFDQRVATVHVKNGSSGSFESQLSLNFYSNAKFSSQKEAPFVVETSDIGSDVFAGVEAKGISSRFKVVLNYCWATPSPDYAYHIQWQLISKGCSSDDSILVHENGKNSRATFQFNAFRFQNVPKLSKVWLHCETYICDSEKFSCPVTCGKRKQQNEQTGGVLVAEFVLRSSASLPYGSLPAFLHQLILIAGSYFMILDA; this is encoded by the exons ATGTGATTATTGTTCATTGTTACCCCAAATCCATTGTGGCCAAAATTCCTGAATGTCCGTACGGATGGGAAATAAACCAACTGGCGCTGGGAGGAATTTGTTATAACGGGATTATTGAGTCTGGATATTACCAATTCACCATCCCTGACCTATCGCCCCGGAACAAGTCTTACTGTGGAACGCAGTCTGAT ttcaaaAACCCAATCTATCATTTCTACAACTCAATCGTCTCCAACGACAGCACCTTGATTGTCAAGAACCAGCCGGTGAACTACTCCTTCACGTGCAATTACCAGTCCAACTACCTGGTCAGCCACGCCGGCTTCGACCAAAG AGTAGCCACGGTTCACGTGAAGAACGGGAGTTCCGGATCATTTGAGAGTCAACTCTCACTCAATTTCTACTCT AATGCAAAGTTCTCGTCCCAGAAAGAAGCCCCCTTTGTGGTGGAAACATCAGACATCGGCTCGGACGTGTTTGCTGGAGTGGAGGCCAAAGGGATTAGCAGCAG GTTCAAAGTGGTTTTGAATTATTGCTGGGCGACTCCTTCCCCGGATTACGCCTATCACATTCAGTGGCAGCTCATCAGTAAAGG GTGTTCGTCGGATGACTCGATCCTCGTCCATGAAAACGGAAAAAACAGCAGAGCCACGTTCCAGTTCAACGCCTTCCGCTTCCAGAACGTCCCCAAGCTCTCCAAGGTCTGGCTGCATTGTGAGACCTACATCTGCGACAGCGAGAAGTTCTCCTGCCCGGTG ACTTGTGGGAAGAGGAAGCAGCAGAACGAACAAACCGGCGGGGTTCTAGTGGCAGAATTTGTCCTTCGAA GTTCTGCCTCGTTGCCTTACGGAAGCCTCCCAG CGTTTCTTCACCAGCTGATCCTCATCGCGGGAAGCTACTTTATGATTTTAGACGCTTGA